Part of the Sulfuricurvum kujiense DSM 16994 genome, TCGCTGCCGTTGCCCATCGCGATTCCCAGATCGGCCGCTTTCAGAGCCGGAACATCGTTAACCCCATCCCCGGTTACGGCGACGATTTCCCCGTGTTCCTGAAGTAGTTTGACGATACGGTATTTATGCTCCGGCAGTGCCCGGGCGATGACCGTGCACCCCAAAAGTGCGGTATGAAGCTCTGCATCCTCCATCCTTTCGATTTCACTGCCGTTGAGAATAGTCTCCCCCTCCTTCCATATTCCCACTTCTTTGGCTATGACGCGTGCCGTTATCGGATTATCCCCCGTCACCATCACGACACGGATTCCCGCCTCCTGTGCCTGAGCGACCGCATCCGTAACACCGCTTTTCGCCGCGTCGGCAAAGCCGATCAAACCGACGATGCGAATGTTCCATGCCGATGCATCTTCCCATTTATCATCGCTGATCCCGAACGCAAGCAGGCGAAGACCCGCGTGAGCCATCACATCGTGGGCATTATCGAGCGTCTGCAACTCAACATCGGGATTTATCGCCATAGCCCTAAGCGCTTCATACGCCCCTTTTATGTAGAGGCGCTCTTTCGTTTCGTTTTGATTGATCGTAGCCATATAACGCGATTGCGGATCAAACGGATGATAAAAAATACGGGGATGGCTGTTTCGGATCGAAATGTACTCTTCGCCGATCCATCGAACCAGTGCCGTCTCTACAGCATCGCCTCGCTCTGCGGTGGCATCGTTGCATAATACGGCACACTTTTTCAACTCCTCGTGATCCAATGCCTCCGTCTGCCGAACCGATAAAAACCCTTCGGTAATGGTCCCGGTTTTATCGGTGGCAATCACCGATGCGCTTCCCAACGCTTCGACCGAGGGGAGATGACGGACCAGTACTTTATGGTGGCTGAGCCGGTATGCGCCCAATGCCAAAATAAGGGTCACAACGATAGGAAGCCCCTCCGGAGCTGCCGAAACCAGCTCGGCAATCAAAATAGAAGCCATTTCTCCGTGGCTCCGCCCCTGCAGTACCCCTACAATCCCGACAAGGAAAAGCATTCCGATCAGAACGATCATCAAACGTTTGGAAAATATGGCCAGCGCGCGCGTGAGGGGAGAATGGGGGGATTGTTCTTTTGCACTTCGTGCGATGGACGCCAAGTAGGTATTTTCTCCCGCCGCGGTAACAATACCCCTTGCCGTTCCCTTGATGATATGCGTTCCGGAAAAAAGCATATTGTTCCGTTCATACGGAAGCGCCTCGATCGGGAGGATACTATTTGCCTCTTTAGCACTCGGGACCGATTCTCCCGTCAAAATCGCTTCGTCTGCCTGCAGACCATGCGATTCGATCAGGCGGATATCAGCAGGAACAAGATCTCCCTCCCCTAACAAAACAACATCGCCCAAGACAACTTCATGGGAAGGTATCAGTGCTTCCAGTCCTCTTCGTATAACATTCACATGTGTTTCGGTCAATTTTTTCAATGCTCTGATGGAGGTTTCAGCCCTGTATTCCTGAGCAAACCCCAATAGACTGTTGATGATGAGAATCCCTGCGATTATCATGCTGTCCGTTCGATGTCCCATCATTAACGATAACACTGC contains:
- a CDS encoding cation-translocating P-type ATPase, whose protein sequence is MNNSDYSYTKTPEELYDLLKSSPSGIEANEADKRLRIYGFNTLKEEERSYFSIFLGQFKSPIVAILIVAAVLSLMMGHRTDSMIIAGILIINSLLGFAQEYRAETSIRALKKLTETHVNVIRRGLEALIPSHEVVLGDVVLLGEGDLVPADIRLIESHGLQADEAILTGESVPSAKEANSILPIEALPYERNNMLFSGTHIIKGTARGIVTAAGENTYLASIARSAKEQSPHSPLTRALAIFSKRLMIVLIGMLFLVGIVGVLQGRSHGEMASILIAELVSAAPEGLPIVVTLILALGAYRLSHHKVLVRHLPSVEALGSASVIATDKTGTITEGFLSVRQTEALDHEELKKCAVLCNDATAERGDAVETALVRWIGEEYISIRNSHPRIFYHPFDPQSRYMATINQNETKERLYIKGAYEALRAMAINPDVELQTLDNAHDVMAHAGLRLLAFGISDDKWEDASAWNIRIVGLIGFADAAKSGVTDAVAQAQEAGIRVVMVTGDNPITARVIAKEVGIWKEGETILNGSEIERMEDAELHTALLGCTVIARALPEHKYRIVKLLQEHGEIVAVTGDGVNDVPALKAADLGIAMGNGSEAAKSTAKMVITDNNLGVIVDAIRQGRIITANLRKVIFYLLATCFDEILLISGAIIMGLPLPIHPTQILWINIVTDGVTDKTFPVCREEGNVMKRFPRRLEKQFFDRWQVARIGWVSVVNASVTLAVFYHMLMEGYSYEIALTVSFCIIVTSQWVNGILAQKEEEPFFYNIRNSITINPAIWIGIGIGLALQAVALYVVPQWFHAVSPDGEMLAWIGAATVLVFILIESYKWLEWGLKKNRKVLNVSSASDRCGHCAG